In Acidimicrobiales bacterium, one genomic interval encodes:
- a CDS encoding STAS domain-containing protein: MLEIHVEHPGPYSLCRPVGELDAYTVGEFREALSGLTSSNRLLIDLSDVPFMDSAGLGALIGGIRRAREAGGDVAVACSRPTLTRLLHTTGFDRIVSVTETVESAAEALAAPVEDD; the protein is encoded by the coding sequence GTGCTCGAGATCCACGTGGAACACCCGGGGCCGTACTCGCTGTGCCGGCCGGTCGGTGAGCTCGACGCCTACACCGTCGGCGAGTTCCGTGAGGCCCTCAGTGGCCTCACCTCCAGCAACCGCCTCCTCATCGATCTCTCGGACGTGCCGTTCATGGACTCGGCCGGCCTCGGGGCGCTCATCGGCGGCATCCGCCGCGCCCGCGAGGCGGGCGGCGACGTCGCGGTGGCGTGCAGCCGTCCCACACTGACGCGCCTGCTCCACACCACCGGCTTCGACCGCATCGTCTCGGTGACCGAGACCGTCGAGAGCGCCGCCGAGGCGCTGGCCGCTCCTGTCGAGGACGACTGA
- a CDS encoding S-layer homology domain-containing protein, whose amino-acid sequence MARKGHGGRVVAALIVLVAVSAAIASVTRMDGPRPGCAPGQVPVATVGGVALCTHGPDTSGSLGAAGEPAEAGTPRAVACIGNGTSGARVQAVYARASGRADRYAVLLPELRAAAADVAHLVNRSAAQTGGERHVRWQTTKRAVDPTCQVDVARATVPADAATDFGGLVDSLAAQGFDRHDRKYVVWLDTATTTCSGIATHLDDDRRGQDNFNNTSVGYARVDDSCLDHGGVAETHELLHLLGAVQGSAPHASPEGHCTDEHDLLCYDEDGSGPFRTAVRCPSSSLERRLDCHDDDYFSTDPAPGSYLATHWNAADSRFLDDEAPVVVPSPTDDPPANDAFAGAPVLSGYAGATPGTVAGATFEEGEAPAASGIAGSVWYKWRPRVDAQVSVDTRGTAGDTVLAVFTGASVDALTPVGANDDALDLAPQSRVTFTAVAGTTYRIAVAGRGATTSVNLRWGPPPHGFTDALPGARVETAVGWSAAFGVMPGWPDRTWRPRLTMTRSKAVATLWRLMGAPPAADPEPPPPTTTTTAPAPTTTTAAPATTTTVGPTTSTSTTVVTTTTSTTAPANPSLGEAGTPLPFTDVGPAAPYRAALEWAVAEGVVPAARTFRPTDPLTRGDLAAWTWAAAGRPGATEVAAFTDLAGSSPYRPAAAWATEHDLLAGYGDGTFRPTATITRSKLALGLFALAQDPAAWPTGEAPPTVVF is encoded by the coding sequence GTGGCGAGGAAGGGACACGGCGGGCGGGTCGTCGCCGCGCTGATCGTGCTGGTGGCGGTGAGCGCTGCAATCGCGTCGGTCACCCGCATGGACGGCCCCCGCCCCGGCTGCGCGCCCGGCCAGGTACCCGTCGCCACGGTGGGCGGTGTCGCCCTGTGCACCCACGGGCCCGACACCAGCGGGTCGCTCGGCGCGGCGGGCGAGCCCGCCGAAGCCGGCACGCCCCGTGCGGTCGCCTGCATCGGCAACGGCACCAGCGGCGCCCGCGTCCAGGCGGTCTACGCCCGGGCCTCGGGCCGCGCCGACCGCTACGCCGTCCTCCTCCCCGAGCTGCGCGCGGCCGCCGCCGACGTGGCCCACCTCGTGAACCGCAGCGCGGCGCAGACCGGCGGCGAGCGCCACGTCCGCTGGCAGACCACCAAGCGGGCCGTCGACCCCACCTGCCAGGTCGACGTGGCCCGGGCCACCGTGCCCGCCGACGCCGCCACCGACTTCGGCGGACTCGTCGACAGCCTCGCCGCCCAGGGATTCGATCGCCACGACCGCAAGTACGTGGTGTGGCTGGACACCGCCACCACCACGTGCAGCGGCATCGCCACCCACCTCGACGACGACCGGCGCGGCCAGGACAACTTCAACAACACGTCGGTCGGCTACGCCCGCGTCGACGACTCGTGCCTGGACCACGGCGGCGTGGCGGAGACCCACGAGCTGCTCCACCTGCTCGGGGCCGTCCAGGGCTCGGCGCCCCATGCCAGCCCCGAGGGCCACTGCACCGACGAGCACGACCTGCTCTGCTACGACGAGGACGGCTCGGGCCCCTTCCGCACCGCGGTGCGCTGCCCGTCCAGCTCGCTCGAGCGGCGCCTCGACTGCCACGACGACGACTACTTCTCGACCGACCCGGCACCCGGCAGCTACCTCGCCACCCACTGGAACGCCGCCGACAGCCGCTTCCTCGACGACGAGGCGCCGGTCGTCGTGCCGAGCCCGACCGACGACCCGCCCGCCAACGACGCCTTCGCCGGCGCGCCCGTCCTCTCGGGGTACGCAGGGGCCACGCCGGGGACCGTGGCGGGCGCGACGTTCGAGGAGGGGGAGGCGCCGGCGGCCTCTGGCATCGCCGGATCGGTCTGGTACAAGTGGCGGCCCCGGGTCGACGCACAGGTGTCGGTCGACACGCGCGGCACCGCCGGCGACACGGTGCTCGCCGTGTTCACCGGCGCCTCGGTGGACGCGCTCACCCCGGTCGGGGCCAACGACGACGCGCTCGACCTCGCCCCCCAGAGCCGGGTGACGTTCACCGCCGTGGCGGGCACCACCTACCGGATCGCCGTTGCGGGGCGCGGCGCCACCACCTCGGTCAACCTGCGCTGGGGCCCGCCGCCCCACGGCTTCACCGACGCGCTCCCGGGCGCCCGGGTCGAGACCGCGGTCGGCTGGTCGGCGGCGTTCGGCGTGATGCCGGGCTGGCCCGACCGCACCTGGCGACCGCGCCTGACGATGACCCGCAGCAAGGCGGTGGCGACGTTGTGGCGCCTGATGGGCGCGCCGCCAGCCGCCGACCCCGAGCCCCCACCGCCGACCACGACGACCACCGCGCCCGCCCCCACCACGACGACGGCGGCGCCCGCCACGACCACGACGGTCGGACCGACCACGAGCACGAGCACGACCGTGGTCACCACCACGACGAGCACCACGGCTCCGGCCAACCCCAGTCTGGGCGAGGCCGGGACGCCGCTCCCGTTCACCGATGTCGGGCCCGCCGCCCCCTACCGGGCCGCGCTCGAGTGGGCGGTGGCCGAAGGGGTCGTCCCCGCGGCGAGGACCTTCCGTCCGACCGACCCGCTGACCCGGGGCGACCTCGCGGCGTGGACGTGGGCGGCAGCGGGTCGCCCCGGCGCCACCGAGGTGGCCGCGTTCACCGACCTCGCCGGCAGCTCGCCCTACCGACCCGCGGCCGCATGGGCCACCGAGCACGACCTGCTCGCAGGGTACGGCGACGGGACGTTCCGGCCGACGGCGACCATCACCCGGTCGAAGCTGGCCCTCGGCCTGTTCGCCCTCGCCCAGGACCCGGCGGCGTGGCCGACGGGCGAGGCCCCGCCGACCGTCGTCTTCTAG
- a CDS encoding response regulator transcription factor, whose translation MPNVLLATDADWIFDEVDAALSDDDTTVVRVRSGREVIDAVARHEPVLVLLDLQIGNMGGFATCLNLRQEEGSGRLKPRPILMLLDRHDDQFMAGRMDADGWLIKPLDAFRLRKAAQALRTGYTWFEGADTPAPA comes from the coding sequence GTGCCCAACGTGTTGCTCGCCACGGATGCCGACTGGATCTTCGACGAGGTCGACGCCGCCCTGAGCGACGACGACACCACCGTCGTGCGCGTCCGCTCGGGCCGCGAGGTGATCGACGCCGTGGCCCGCCACGAGCCCGTCCTCGTCCTGCTCGACCTCCAGATCGGCAACATGGGCGGCTTCGCCACCTGCCTCAACCTCCGCCAGGAGGAGGGCTCGGGCCGCCTCAAGCCCCGCCCCATCCTGATGCTGCTCGACCGCCACGACGACCAGTTCATGGCCGGGCGCATGGACGCCGACGGCTGGCTCATCAAGCCCCTCGACGCCTTCCGCCTCCGCAAGGCCGCCCAGGCCCTGCGCACCGGCTACACGTGGTT